One Dreissena polymorpha isolate Duluth1 chromosome 9, UMN_Dpol_1.0, whole genome shotgun sequence genomic window carries:
- the LOC127844735 gene encoding lysM and putative peptidoglycan-binding domain-containing protein 2-like isoform X1 produces MENVSSERKLFGEVVRNTHKYGSTTKPQPHHSKYVKHFISRVDTLQGIALKYGTTVEQIKRDNKLWTNDSLFLREHLFIPITNENNHLVTDDCQILSYEEVRPRSNSENVTCGATGTDVSSPTRDKSHSDKNSCVATESKAANSENNITGVDFFSKYDNSIAVIKSKVEKLEKESGYDENLSSLIPQRKNSDFTRATRTPPRRISVEDPDSPVLVIRSNTRSLKVQSAVNKAEEAIDSLFEL; encoded by the exons ATGGAGAACGTGAGTTCCGAACGAAAGCTGTTCGGCGAAGTAGTAAGAAATACGCATAAATACGGATCTACAACAAAGCCACAACCGCACCATTCGAAATATGTAAAGCATTTCATTTCCAGAGTTGATACGCTACAAGGCATCGCACTTAAATATGGGACGACG GTTGAACAAATCAAAAGAGACAACAAACTTTGGACTAACGACAGTTTATTTCTGAGAGAACATTTATTTATTCCAATAACAAACGAAAATAATCATCTTGTGACTGATGATTGCCAGATCCTCTCATACGAGGAGGTAAGGCCAAGATCAAACAGTGAAAACGTTACATGTGGTGCTACCGGAACTGATGTGAGCAGTCCTACACGTGACAAATCTCATTCTGATAAAAATTCATGTGTGGCAACGGAAAGTAAGGCAGCCAACAGTGAAAATAATATCACAGGTGTGGACTTCTTCTCAAAGTACGATAATAGTATAGCTGTGATAAAAAGTAAAGTGGAAAAATTGGAGAAGGAATCTGg CTATGATGAGAACCTGAGCTCCCTGATCCCACAGCGCAAAAACTCAGACTTCACCCGAGCCACCCGCACCCCACCAAGACGCATTTCTGTCGAGGATCCGGATAGCCCAGTGCTTGTCATACGTTCAAACACAAGATCATTGAAAGTTCAGTCTGCAGTGAATAAGGCCGAAGAAGCCATCGATAGCTTGTTTGAATTGTGA
- the LOC127844735 gene encoding lysM and putative peptidoglycan-binding domain-containing protein 2-like isoform X2: MENVSSERKLFGEVVRNTHKYGSTTKPQPHHSKYVKHFISRVDTLQGIALKYGTTVEQIKRDNKLWTNDSLFLREHLFIPITNENNHLVTDDCQILSYEEVRPRSNSENVTCGATGTDVSSPTRDKSHSDKNSCVATESKAANSENNITGVDFFSKYDNSIAVIKSKVEKLEKESGLASVLTAEIQYDLDLDSPYQILEKETQC, from the exons ATGGAGAACGTGAGTTCCGAACGAAAGCTGTTCGGCGAAGTAGTAAGAAATACGCATAAATACGGATCTACAACAAAGCCACAACCGCACCATTCGAAATATGTAAAGCATTTCATTTCCAGAGTTGATACGCTACAAGGCATCGCACTTAAATATGGGACGACG GTTGAACAAATCAAAAGAGACAACAAACTTTGGACTAACGACAGTTTATTTCTGAGAGAACATTTATTTATTCCAATAACAAACGAAAATAATCATCTTGTGACTGATGATTGCCAGATCCTCTCATACGAGGAGGTAAGGCCAAGATCAAACAGTGAAAACGTTACATGTGGTGCTACCGGAACTGATGTGAGCAGTCCTACACGTGACAAATCTCATTCTGATAAAAATTCATGTGTGGCAACGGAAAGTAAGGCAGCCAACAGTGAAAATAATATCACAGGTGTGGACTTCTTCTCAAAGTACGATAATAGTATAGCTGTGATAAAAAGTAAAGTGGAAAAATTGGAGAAGGAATCTGg ACTCGCCTCTGTGCTGACCGCTGAGATccagtatgaccttgaccttgattctCCGTATCAAATACTGGAGAAGGAAACCCAGTGCTGA